taagtggacccatgcagttcaaatccatgttgttcaagggtcaactgcaatCACTGACAAGAACACACCACCATGATAGGCATGGACCAACCAGCACCCATCTCTCAGAAGCCATAAGTGGGGCTAGCCTCTCTGAAACAGAGGGCTGCCCTAAAAAAATTGGGGCTCTGTTATGAAAGAGGAATGGGGAAAGGATGCTGGGTTGGCATCTAATAGTGTCTACCACACTCCACATCCTAAAATTCCATtacaatatacagttgacccttgaacaacatatgGGTTTGAACTCTGTGGGTCCACTtactttttttaatagtaaatactacagcactacatgatccacagttggttgaatccgtggatttGGATCCATGGATAGCAAGGAACCGCAGTTATGGGCTTACTataagttatacacagattttcgaCAGTAAagggggtcagcacccctaacccccatattgttcaagggtcaactgtacttttacTAGAGATAAATTGAACTCTAAGATTACATCAGACCAGTTCTTTTGCCCATCTCCTACCAACAAATTACAGCTGAAGAACAAGCAAATGTGTGGACTAATAACTACGCATCTAGGTTGAGTAGACTGCAAACTCCCTATCTTCCATTCACCTGGTCTAGGGAGACTTCACTCCAGACACTATAATCAGCATATATTTCACATACAGCCACCTAAGTTAACCCTTATGGtataaatatgagaaaattcCTCTGAGAGAAATACATGTTGTTTTTAAGCTGAAACTCATTTCTTACTTTATAAGCATCAGATCACTGATGAGTACTTCAGAGGAAGCCGCTTTACAGGTTAGGTGTGGCTGACAATGCGACAGTAAGTCTAGGAGAAGAACAGTTTTCCTGACTGCTATTTGCTGCCACCAGGCCTAGAGGTGTCCTCCAGCATCCCCCAGCCCACTCCAAGAACCCAAGTATCCCTCAGTTCTCAGCCGCAGCATTGATTTTCCAGTACTTTTCCGGCCCTCCACAGGACATATGTGAGAgttttcaagtttgttttcttttgattcatCAACAGTTCaatggtaattttttaaaggaaataaaattattgcTTTAACAGGAAAACACTGTGTTTTTTGAAGCTGTAGTTCACTTTTAGGCATACcaaaagtttaaaaggaaaaaaacacagggCAGAAAAAAGAGATAAGTGCCCTAAATTGACCACTGATGCCGGGATTGTATGAGCTTTCTTTCTCATtaaagcaagatccttttaggCCACTGCTAAAAGCATTCCTGACGGCTAACAGATGACACTACCCATGTGATTACAAGTTGGTCTTAGTATTGTTTATTAATAGCAACATCTCATCAAGGGAAGTTACCGAAAGACTTCTAGACACATCCccaaaatgtattctgttgttaaGAAACATGAGCGCGGTACTAATTTTCAAAACTAACATCTTTAGAGATGAAGTAACTCCTTTAACACTTCTGATGCCCCTTTACCTAGAGATTTACCAAATCTTAAGAAATAATGTACTTTCAAAATATCCATGGGACAAAGATCACTATTAACACAAAGTTTTGAGGCACACAAACCAAATGGCAGCTGTTAAATGATTTGGCCAAAAGTAAGTGCTGATACAGAATCATTAGCCTACTAGAAATACAGCTGCTCATAACACGTACAAGATTAAGTTAGCAAAATTCACACCAAAGGTATTGACTAGTTATTCTCCATGTTGGCAAAGTTTATAAAGCTTGAAAGAAAGTAATTTTCTCAGCTACAGGAGCTTTCAAATCTATAATATTTCACTGGCGGCTGCTTTATGAGAAAGGTCATAAAATCGTGCTTAAACTTTACTGTCATACTTTCAATTGTTCTGCTTACAATTAAATCAAAGTTTGAGAATATTTGTGGGCTAACGGATGGGCAAAGCAGTGAAGACAGGGTTATGGTTTTTTTCAGGGATCTGGGGCTTCAAAACCATCAGGAAATCACAGCCTCATGAACTTCTTTTGCTCATGCACTAACAATTCACAACACCATGCATTTTTCCagtgctcttttctctttttggcaaGACTAGTATTCTCAAATGAGGCaacttctcattttctctggagGTATTCTGACTTTAActcttctcttccctccacccctaCATACCTTGAAAGTGCCCTCCCAAACAAATAATGAGGAGATATAACTGAACAAGACTAGAGGATACAATGACTGTCACACAATCTGCTTATAGTATTATGCATTCGGAACGCATTTATTACAAGTCCTTCCTGCGTACTAGCTAGCTCATATTTTTGAATGTGTCATAATTTAATTTCAGAATGAAAAAGGTAACACATTTTCTTATCACATGAGTACAATGCTTGTGTCAGCAGCAACATCCATAATAACCATGAAGTCTTCTTCAAGCAAGTTAAACCCCTCACATTGTGGGACTTCCACTGATTACCGTATATGGCCCATGCTGCAACTTGATGTGTTTCTATGTTTTTCAGTGAAacaaagttttataaaataaatgccaTAAACATATTTTGCTAATAATTAAATGCAAGTCCCTTCTCACAACGTTCTAGTACATTGTTCTTTCAGTCCCCTGCACATTGGTGTAAATAACAAGCATGTAGCCAAATTTGTAAGATTAAGGCAGACTTGGTTTAGCTCTTTTTCTAATACAAATAAGTCATCCATCTTTTCCCCATCTTAAATAAACGACAGCAAAGGGATACTTGACCAAGTTTTATTCCCTGACAGTATGGGTTGTTGATGATCTTCTACCTCTCAAAGCACCAGAGCAGAGGTCTGGAAAATCAGTTAAATTGCTCTCAAGTGCCCTAATTTGATATcctttttaaatggttttaaatgTTGTGGTGACTGAAAGCAAATTTGGAATAAGGACACTAAATAAATGCTTTCCTCTTAGGAAATGGTTCAGGGGCCAGAAAGAGGTAccagaaagaacttttttttttttttttttgcagaattaGGGTAAAACCTAGAGTATAATACCTAGTTTAGAAGGTATTTCTAAAGCCAGAAAAACACTAAACTCACAAGATAACCAACTGTTAGGTAGTGGTTGTCGGCAAGGTTTgcgggggagggaagagaaagaggccAGTTACACCTAGGAGATAAAGAATCATGATTTCCTGCAGTTTCAGctcagtttgggttttgttttcttctgcccCACACTCTTTACTGTATCACTATATCCCAGAAAGGCTCTCGAATGAGTTTCTCCGCATCAACAACTTTAGCAACTGTTACCCAATATGCCAGTGTTCCTCTTTCAGTTTCCCCCAACCTCCCACCCCCGGGAAGAGAAGGGAACCGCACAACCTGGGAGCCTGATGACACTGTCCTTTCTGCCTCTGATGAAATCATCCCACAAGTGACACTATGAAGCTCAAGTAAAGCTGTGGCCGACGCTGCGTCTTACAAAACCAGGCCAGGGAAATTCTGCCTTATATGCCGGGAATCCCCAGGGGAATCTCTAGAAGCGAGGGGACATCCCCACTGTTCTCTCTGCGGCAAGTTCGGAAAGAGCTCAGAACTGAGTCCAATGCCAGGTACAGGACGGCGAGGTGTTGCTGGGCCGGGGGCGGGGTGTGCAGAACAGACACCGAGGCGGCCCGAGTGGAGGCAGCTGGGTGGTCCTCCTCTCCGCAACCTGCACCTGCGTCTCCCAACCGCCCGGCGGCGCTTCCCTAAGCACCCCCAGCCCCTTCGCCCTGGCTGCCCCGCACCCCACCCGGGGCAGGGCGCGCGGGCCGAGCTGCCGTCCGGTTGCGGGAACCCTGGCTGAGCGTCCGGTGCGCCCCTGTCATCCCCGCGCCCGCCGCTGGAGAGCGGGCCGTGGCGGGCAGGGGCGCCGCGGACGCCGCTCGGGTCGCCCCCTCTGGGGCCAGTGCCCGGGGGCCCAGCCTGGCCCAAGGCTCCGGGTGGACGGGCGTCGCGCTCCGGGAAGCCCCCGGCGGGCGTACCTCGGATGTAGGCGCACTTGCCCTCGTCCAGCTGACTGGAGGCCGAGCCGCCCATGGCGACGGTGCGGGAGAACGCTGAGCGCCGCGGCTGCCCGGCCCAGTCCCCGGGCGGGAGAGACTGACACTCCCGTCGGCGCCCGCTGCCCGCTCCTGGAAGTTGATGCGACGGAGATCTGAGCTCTGCAATTAAAGGGCAAACTTCCTCCAAGAGGCGCGGCCTGCTGGGGCGCCTCCTCCGGGTCCGCGCCCTCTGAGGATCTGTGGGCTGGCCCGGGGCTGTCTTCCCGCCTTCGCTTCACTGGGGAGCTCCGAGGGGATGTCTGGTCTGGAAGGACTACTTCCCGCTTCTTCTCTTCGCTGCCTTCTTATTTTCACCTTGGGGTAAGAGGTCAATTTCCCTAGTGACTGGAAACCTCTGTGAGCTGGAACCTTCCCCCTCACATCTCACGAGGTGGAGTTCCAGAGCTCCTTGCTTTGCACGCCCTCCTCTCCGGTACGGAAGCAACAGTTCTTCTCAAGTATAACCTAAGAACTTGTTAGTAACGCGAAATCTCCGGCACCTTTCCTCTCtacccctctacacacacacacacacacacacacacacacacacacacagagcgcCCCAATTAGAAACTCTGGGTgtggagcccagcaatctgttttcACAGGcactccaggtaattctgatgcctGTTGACGTTTGAGAAACCAGTGGTAAACTGTCCCTTCCTGCAGCCAAGAAGTTGGACCAAGGAGGGAGTGGGggatgaaggagagaaaagagagaaatagaaaaagctaGGGAGAACCGAAGGCTGGGACTTGATCAGAGTCTGCTCTTCACATGTTTAGGTTCGGTTCCTCCCCTCCGCAAACCAGAAATAGTTCATTAGAAAGGGCACTTGTTCTTTTCCCACAACCACTGTTTAGCTTGGCAGCTTCTCCCAAACAAGAACCAGCTTGGTAGAAGGGTCACCACTCATTTCTTCCTATTCTTAGCAGTCAGATTTTAGAGATTCCTGTTGACTTAACCTCCAAGGTCGAATGGTCTGTTCACACAAGAACCAGGCCTGTGGAGGACTTTGAAGGCTTTTCCCTCCAAGGTTAATTATCTAGCATTTTAGCACAAAGATTTCTCATACCTCACACCCAGTCTCTCACACCTTACGTTCCAATCCATCAGTAAATCCTTTCAAatctactttcaaaatacatcCAATATCCAACCATTTCTCATCCCCTCCACTGCTATCAACcccatcatttctcacctggatgattacaatagcctcctaactggtctccctcctTCAGAGAAAAAGCCACAAAGTCTATCACAGACACTCGGCGGGACTTCCTCTCTGCCCTCATCTACCACACACTCTCCCTTCCCCTTGCTCTCTCTATTCCAGCCCTACTGGCCTTTTTGCCTCTTCTAGGACACACCAAGCTCAGGGCCTTTATTGCATATGCTCTTTCTTCACCTAGATTTCTCTTCCCTCGGGTAATTCACATGGCTTACTCTccaactctctcacttcattcataTCTCTACTTAAATGCTAACACCTCCGAGAGGCTTTTCTTAACCCCCTATTTAAACACCAGCCTTCATCTCTCTGCCTCTTACCCTTTCTTATTTCTATTCATATCACCTAGCATCATCTGACATGTATttcattgtctgtctctccccactGAGATGGAAACTCCATGAGGTCAGGGACTGTCTTTGTTGATACTGTTGTTtcttggggtttttaaaaaattatttcttttcttttttattattattatttttctttaagggcagggatttttatgTTCTCTGATATATCTTAAATGCCTAGAACaacacctagcacatagtaggtgctcagtggaTAGCTATTGAATAAGTGAATGCgtgaaatataaaatgtaagaaTCTGCAGTCAATGAAAGCTGTGATCTCAATGAATAAAGAGCATTTCCAGATAACTATTCAATGATTTAACAATTCAATGTTCAACTCTGTTCTCAATATTCTAGTTGGCTCTATTAAGTATATTTTCTCAGAGTAGTAATTCCTTTCATTATATAAATTGCTATAATTATGCCTCAGAATACTGTTATTGTTATTAAAGAAAACTAGTTTGGATCTCCTGCCAGAGTATAGTTTTAGCTTGTCACCTCTTATTTGGGAATACACTGAGAAAAGACTGATTATACTGATCTATCATTCTTTGCTCATTTGTAGCATTCACAGAATGAACAAGGTACAAGGAAGGACTTTGTATGGTGTAGTTATTAACAAGCTTTGTAACCACACAGTTCCAGCTTGGAATCCTAACCTGATAGATAACTTAATAGCCATGTGACCTGGTCAAGTTTCTTAACTTACCTGTCTTAGTCTCCTTATCTGTTAAACGGAGCTAAGAACACTTACCTCATAGTATAGTCAAAATTAAATTTGACTGGGTCTGTGAAGCACTTAACATATTCCGAGGAacataagtgttcagtaaatggaAACTAGGATTGTTATTATCAGTAAGGACAGAGTGGTCAAAAATGCAATTTTCTAGAGAAAGTGTATTTTAATTGGACCTTGAAAATCATTCATGTTACATTAAGCAAGAACTTCTGctcccttttttccccaaattaaagCTCTTTTTCCCCAATCGGTTTACAGGAAAAATTAAGGAATTCATTATTTTAGTCATAGTatttaatatttgcaaatcctatGTGGGAATCATTTTATTAATCACACACTAAAATGAGTCTCCAAGCAGTTCAATAACTTTATGAACCAGATTCAACTTCATATGATTCAAATCAGCTAGTTTAGAAAATTTCCTTTGCAATGTTAGCTTTTTGTATTGCATCAGTGTTTTTGGTCTTAAAATACTCTTGAGACCATTTCTTTCAGGTAAGTTTCACATACTATAATGATtacctttttttaacatcttaattgagatataattcacccatttaaattacttttaaaggaACAAATTAGTTTAATAGACATTTAGCACGTTGAAAATGTGACTGTGTTTTGGGATTTCCTTGCATATCATAGAACTTTGAACCCCTTGTTTGCCATGTTCTCATTTGAGTTAGTAACATCTGTCTATTTGGGAATTTAACTGCCTACAGAGCAGGGACAATCTCAAACTGTGCATTTCCCCAAGTACCTTGTACTGCCCTATAATATCGGAGTAGAAACTCTGTAATTACTTGATTGACTGGTAAGTACAAACAGTAGGTCACATCAGCtgtctaatttaatcttcacaaaaatccgttgaggtaggcactattattatcaccattttacaggtgaggaaaccaagattAAGAAGTTTAAGGAACTTATCGAGGTCACCCATCACCTGGGCTTATCTGACTCCAGAGTTCATCCTCTTAACCACGATACtgcttcttttattttgaatcttgcttttgtttatttacatAAGTAACCAGGTTTTACTATAGAAAAATTAGACACTActgataaacaaaaagaaaaaagctggaaaattcaCCCAAATCCCAACATCAATATCTTTAGATAACCCCAACTACCAGTTTGATGTAGATTCCTACAAATTTACATACAAATGTATATGCAATTATAATTTAtaactatatatacatttatttataattacttatttatCAAAATGAAATGATGTTCTATATGTATTCTGTAATCTGTATCATAATTTTTCATCTGGAATATTTCCATCTAAATATTTAGATGTAGGTCCATGATAGTTCATtgtataaatgtaaattaattcacCTATCTACTAGCACTGGATGCATACCTATTTCCCTACTCCTCAATCACATTGGACATTGTcatatcttttattatttattattattattttcattattcctttTAATATTTGGCAATTTGGGGAGTTGAAATTGGTATAACGTTCTattgtttaattttgaaattcttaacGAGAAggttaattattttttccatggATTTTCTGGCCATATGTGTTCCTTTCTGAATTGGCTATTGTTatacttttccattttcctattgatttgttattcttattgatttgtaagagctttatatatattaaagacaTTTACCTGTTTAACACACACTGcaaattaaacatattttgcttattaaaacatatttcctTATGTTCTTTATTGAATAATCTTCTTTGAAGGTTGTGCTAAACATAGGCAAATTGTTAAATCAATTTAATTTGTCTCTGACCCTCTCCCATCTTTACTTAacactctcttcccctctcctctttaTACAATTTCTAAAGAAGGCCTAATCTTATCAACAATATCTGTTATAGGTTGTTGTACAAAATAGGGTTAACTATTGAAAGTCATTTTatgaactgtttttgttttttttaaatgaagctccTTCACTTACTAACAAGATTGTTGCAGTACTCTAATATGTTCTGTCTTTTTCAGGGGTATAAGCTTTAGAAGTCCTCATTCTGATACTGACTTGCCACATGACTTGGGGAAATAGTTTTTaagctttatatttcttttcttcaaattgggtatctgaaaattaaatgagatcatatatgtAATGCACTTATTACATATGAATATGTCTAGCACATATTTAGCACTCTCTAAATGACGCTAGCATGGTAAGACGTAATAAATGAAAAGGTGTTTTACTAACTGTTTGGTTATTAATTGCTTTTATTAACATATCAATGTTAGTTCTTTTTATTCTTGTGCTTATTATAGTACCTTTAATTTGTGACCAGCAAATCACACTTTCCAGGAGGCAGGGCATTAGGATCaattttgaaagggaaaaaatgccCATTATGTTttaattgtatatttgaaagacaCAAAAACCTATTTTTGTAATACAAACTGTAGAAAATTAACTGGATAAAATCTTTTCTAGAAAGAATATGTAGAAGATGGAATCCAACTTCTcatcagtgattcttttttttttttttataagtaactgcattttttttttaaagaaattcacgttcttttatttatttatttatttatgactgtgttgggtcttcgtttctctgcgagggctttctctagttgtggcaagtggggaccactcttcatcgcggtgcgcgggcctctcactatcgcggcctctcttgttgctgagcacaggctccagacgcgcaggctcagtaattgtggctcacgggcccagttgctccgtggcatgtgggatcttcccagaccagggctcgaacccgtgtcccctgcattggcaggcagattctcaaccactgcgccaccagggaagccctcatcagtGATTCTTGAGGGGAAGTTTCAGAAGCTCCAAGGATGTGtggaatttttattagaaaaatatatttttttaattgagaaacaTCACTTTTGCTCAACCTGCTTGTCAAATATGAATCATCACAATTTTACGTAGACCTCCAGCATTGTGCAAGACCTTAGACATAGAGTAGAAGTCAAAGTATTTTAACAGAAACTGATAAAGGCTTAAAACTAAGGATGACAAACTCTAGACCCAATGGGGCAGTTAGATGTGTATGGACCAATCTTCAAATCTGACAAAGACCAAAAGTGACCAAGGCCACAAGCGAGATGCTGGTGGCCTTGAGTCCCTACGCACAGTTCCAGCCAAGCTGCTTCCACCTCGTGAAGATGGGTTTTGTGATGGGTTACACCACGGGCATGGCGGCGGGGGCGCTCTTCAGCATCTTTTCCTGTCTCAGGATAGGAATACGGGGTCGGGGTTTGATGGGCGGTGTCAGGAAAACCATGATGCAGAGCGGTGGCACCTTTGGCACATTCATGGCCATTGGGATGGACATCTGATGCTAATCAGGGCAGTGGTTGCCCACTACATCCACCCCCTCACATCAGTCCCAGTCCGTGTACTATAATAAAACAAGTctttgatttaagaaaaaaagttgacAAAGACCAGACCAACATAGTTCCCCTTGTGAAATCTATGACCATATTATTGCCATAGATAAACAGATTATAGGGTTCTTCTGAAGGCAGGACTCTAAACTACCTTGTACTTGGCCAAGTTGTTAGTTTAGTACTAGTGCACAAAGAAAAGAGTGCCACCTGCTGGACCAGCAATGATACTCCCTCCTGAGCCAGGGCTACATGGCAAGGAAGACAGACACAGACTCTGATCCAAATCAAATTCATATGCTTGCCTTTAAATTAGTTTAACAGACATTTGGCATTATTCAGCTATTCCTTATAAGCTTCTTTTGCTCAGCTGACAAATGAATTGTTCTTCCAGAATAGACTTTTCCTGTCGAATATATTTGGGGGGCTAattcaattattttatatttcaagatTATACTTACTGCTTATAACACACAGTTTGACATTAAGTATAATCCATTTTGTAAAGCACTGTCTCTTGACTATTTCCTCTTGCAGTCTCAATTCACTCTTTTCTTTATAATGCAAGTCACCAATACATTAATTCCCCTAGTCATGTATCAATAGTTGTGAAAAGTAATATGCCAGGGCTCTGACTTCTATTCTGGCATGCTTGAATGGGGAGATGGGAGGAAGTATTGGCAAGGAACCCCAGGGGGATGCAGGAACAGTGGGACTGGTCCATCAAGGTGGGGATGGATATTATATCACTGATATTGTTTAGAATTTCTGCAcatgatgataaaaaaaaatgcaagctgacttagttttattatttcttttctgttctctacAATGTATCTCTTATTGCCTGAACCAAGGACAGACCATTCTCACAGCATCTTCCCAATACACCGCCAAATATTTGCACTCACAAATAGTGTGAGGAGTAGGGCAGAGATGTCCAGATTTCTATGCCTTGTGTATGAAAGAATGTATCCTTCTATATTGGCATGATTTAGTGAACCCGATTAAAACTGTCTTTATCCAAACTGACTTAAGTCCTTTTCTTATTGTGACATTGTACCAATTATCAGTTCATTTATTGATAAGTTGCAAATGATAAAGCTATCATTTTAAATACCTTAAGGTGAATCAATTTAACCAGATTACATTCTCCTAAAATTCAGCTAAGATCAGCTCACTGCAGGAATAACagttttgaaggagaaaaagagtaaTCTAGGAGTGTGAGGACctttgaaatacattttgttagtttgtttccAAACTGGGCCAGTCAGAATCTTGCCTAGGATTTCTCTATTGTAGCTATTGAAGAAGAACCGTTTCTTTCCCCTTGGGTTGATAAACTGGTAGGATCTGAATTCTGAGCTGCTAGTGAACATTAGTTCACCAGGAGAGCCCCTGATTGAAAGAGAAGAATCCTCTGATGACATTACATTAGTTGAGTTCTGGCTTTCCCAGTTACATGAAACAATAAATATTCCCCATTTTTGTTTAAGTAAGTTTGAATTGGATTTCTGTCTTCCTTCCCAACCAAAAGCATTTTGACCAATATATAGTGCTTTAAATATAGTGCTTGTATGCAAGATTAAAACATTATATAGCTATTTATATATAGCTCTTTATATAATTGATTAAAGCAAATATAAGTAGACATTGCTTTCTATGAGTGATCTGTAGCCTATGCCAACAAATGGCAGTTAGCACAATATATaacaatttgcttttcttttcttaatcatttttcatTCTCTACAGTTTTGaaagtgatttattttcattctagACATTTGATTAATGATTGGCTCTACATATACACTAAttccaattcaaatttaaaacCAGCTGGCTCAAATTTTGACAAGAGAATTAGCAGTCCTCTGCACATCTCGACctgaatatatacaaatttagTTCCTTattaatctcttttttaaaaaattagattcataaaattcaaaattttagttTAAGTCAAGGTGCAATTAAATTTGGAAGCATGGCAGAGTTTGGATTAAAACTAAATCAGATTGGCAGGAAATCTGCAGCCTTAATGGCTATGTTTTACATCATGTTATTAAAGTTATAGCCACATAAATTATGTTACTTTATCCTAGAATTCTTGAAAATTAACTATGGTAATAGCGATAATAACTTTAACTTAAAGGGAGCCCAGTGTAGATAAACTAAGCAAAATTGAGAAAACTGTTGTGAAAGTGAAGTATCAGTAGAAAATCAGCTGGAGAACAAGGATAGCATTAACCTTCTAGGTTTTCTGTTTGTTGAGACTGATGTGCTATAATCTTGATGGTGATGACTTGGCCTCCA
Above is a window of Balaenoptera acutorostrata chromosome 1, mBalAcu1.1, whole genome shotgun sequence DNA encoding:
- the LOC103012060 gene encoding reactive oxygen species modulator 1-like, which produces MLVALSPYAQFQPSCFHLVKMGFVMGYTTGMAAGALFSIFSCLRIGIRGRGLMGGVRKTMMQSGGTFGTFMAIGMDI